A single window of Magnetococcus marinus MC-1 DNA harbors:
- a CDS encoding lytic transglycosylase domain-containing protein, with translation MTRKMLVPLAVLAALSLSVINQAAAASRAEVQNMVVVLAKHTRVPPSLALAVAKVESDFQDDLQGKAGERGVMQILPKTAMNLWGVRADSLDNPRTNIQLGLDFLDRLLERYEGRFDLALSHYNGGSRVGKMPNARVIPSTRDYVDKVLTWEKHFRGQEESLLAANHAPTAEERPAISVIGTQRFPESIKPETGPEPSAQASLQQTRELAQELWGDNPDQTGFTRRLEGHYAGTEEAFNHKGYLSPSARFRGKMNTLRQKFRHYLNNHDRRWQGYSDM, from the coding sequence ATGACCCGCAAGATGCTCGTGCCCTTGGCCGTTTTGGCCGCCCTTAGTTTATCTGTTATCAACCAGGCGGCCGCCGCCAGCCGTGCAGAGGTGCAAAATATGGTGGTGGTGTTGGCCAAACATACCCGCGTACCCCCTTCATTGGCGCTGGCGGTGGCCAAAGTGGAGTCGGATTTTCAGGACGATTTGCAGGGTAAAGCCGGTGAACGTGGTGTGATGCAAATTCTGCCAAAAACGGCTATGAACCTTTGGGGGGTCCGTGCCGATAGCCTGGATAATCCTCGCACCAATATTCAGTTGGGCCTAGATTTTTTGGATCGTCTGCTGGAACGTTATGAGGGTCGTTTTGATTTGGCGCTCTCCCACTACAATGGCGGTTCGCGGGTGGGCAAAATGCCCAATGCACGGGTGATCCCTTCTACGCGCGACTATGTCGATAAAGTGTTGACCTGGGAAAAGCACTTCCGTGGCCAAGAGGAGAGCCTTTTAGCTGCGAACCATGCGCCCACAGCTGAGGAGCGGCCAGCTATTTCGGTCATTGGTACCCAACGCTTTCCAGAATCGATTAAACCCGAAACTGGGCCGGAACCGAGTGCTCAAGCATCGTTGCAGCAGACGCGTGAGCTGGCCCAAGAGTTGTGGGGCGATAATCCAGATCAAACAGGGTTCACGCGTCGCTTAGAGGGGCACTACGCTGGTACGGAAGAGGCTTTTAATCACAAGGGATACCTCTCGCCATCCGCACGTTTTCGTGGCAAAATGAACACGTTACGCCAGAAATTTCGCCACTATCTTAATAACCATGACCGTCGCTGGCAGGGGTATTCTGATATGTAG
- a CDS encoding CsgG/HfaB family protein, whose amino-acid sequence MRLWVGIMFLLLLSGCGGKSIEEGAESLVQQLVEQGAVFNGKRVVVADLLERHSNQTSVYTTALSENLRNGLIPHLGRLRSSLLERSMLEQVLKEFKFQSSFWVDQEKAKQVGKALSADLVVMGTVDKTTGQALVRVVELQSFSVMAGARERIFMVSQEKDNPRYDVALALYLSITLLLSVAQALNFRYGITDRYGITDHSRYYMPVNILIGIVFIINIYYFISCGIFFNVHGDKIFVPAVGGAMIFCIPFLFFFPDVLKVCLDNPVLGFFSALLAAVVILLFIVLRFIAEGFNLYRMFPFF is encoded by the coding sequence ATGCGTTTATGGGTTGGGATCATGTTTCTGCTGTTGTTGAGTGGCTGTGGCGGCAAGAGTATCGAGGAAGGGGCTGAATCTTTGGTGCAGCAGTTGGTGGAGCAGGGGGCGGTGTTTAACGGCAAACGAGTGGTGGTAGCGGATCTTTTGGAGCGCCACTCTAACCAGACCTCTGTCTATACGACCGCTTTATCTGAGAACCTGCGTAATGGGCTGATCCCTCATCTTGGTCGTTTGCGCAGCTCTCTACTTGAACGCAGCATGCTTGAACAGGTACTCAAAGAGTTTAAGTTTCAATCCTCTTTTTGGGTGGATCAGGAAAAAGCCAAACAGGTGGGTAAGGCGCTTAGTGCTGATTTGGTGGTTATGGGAACCGTGGACAAAACAACGGGGCAGGCGTTGGTGAGGGTGGTAGAACTGCAAAGTTTTAGTGTGATGGCCGGGGCGCGGGAGAGGATTTTTATGGTTTCACAAGAGAAGGATAATCCTCGATATGATGTTGCGCTGGCTTTATATCTTTCTATAACACTCCTGCTAAGCGTGGCTCAGGCATTAAACTTTAGGTATGGTATTACGGATAGGTATGGTATTACGGATCATTCAAGATATTATATGCCAGTTAACATTCTGATCGGTATTGTGTTTATCATAAATATATATTATTTCATTTCTTGCGGCATATTTTTCAATGTTCATGGAGATAAAATATTTGTGCCTGCTGTTGGTGGCGCAATGATTTTTTGCATTCCCTTTCTGTTTTTTTTTCCTGATGTTTTAAAAGTTTGCTTAGATAATCCTGTATTAGGCTTTTTTTCAGCCCTGTTGGCAGCCGTTGTTATATTGCTTTTCATAGTCTTAAGATTTATTGCTGAAGGGTTTAATCTGTATCGGATGTTCCCTTTTTTTTAA
- a CDS encoding SWIM zinc finger family protein → MARKKSNPDALEKALTTATIMELAGNRYYWRGNEYFQDGAVTSLKESDGIITGKVQGTRAYKVQLWVEEDELEHNCSCPLGEDCEFCKHCVAVGLAWLARDQKAPLAEAGKKASDSIGEKDVRDFLMGKSKEALVEMLLEQCEEDDRLNRRLLAMTAKTSRDKLDLSVWKDAIEEAAWSDDFVDWRHMPDYSSGIGEVVESIEELLHEGHAEAVIEITEHGLSVMERAVEQVDDSGGDMGMLMKQLQDLHLKACRKAKPEPASLAERLFAWELGNDWGTFSHAVETYADVLGDAGLTRYRKLTEEAWAKVKALESREQDARRYDSKRYRITSMMESLAKASGNLEELVAIKSKNLSRQFHFLEIAEIYQKDGQDDTALEWAERGWKAFPEKGGDARLREFIAHAYHRRDRHDDAMAMTWTAFTERTSFDMVKTLAEHAKLAKAWPEWREKALAHIREQIAASKQQQTGRRRWDYDSLNDHSILVQVFLWEKEMDAAWNEAREGGCSGPLWLELAGLREKTDPYNSVQIYREHIRILLKHADKRYYEGAVEYLAKIKKLLGAIGKAEEFPAIVADVRNEHRRKRNLMALLDRKKW, encoded by the coding sequence ATGGCACGGAAAAAGAGCAACCCCGATGCACTGGAAAAGGCCCTGACCACCGCCACCATAATGGAGCTGGCAGGCAACCGCTACTACTGGCGTGGGAATGAATACTTCCAGGACGGGGCCGTCACCAGTCTGAAAGAGAGCGACGGGATCATCACCGGCAAGGTGCAGGGCACGCGGGCCTACAAGGTCCAGCTCTGGGTTGAGGAAGACGAGCTTGAACACAACTGCTCCTGCCCCTTGGGGGAGGATTGCGAGTTCTGCAAACACTGCGTAGCCGTCGGACTTGCTTGGCTGGCGAGGGATCAGAAGGCCCCATTGGCGGAGGCCGGCAAAAAGGCCAGCGACAGCATCGGCGAGAAGGACGTCCGGGATTTCCTCATGGGCAAGAGCAAAGAGGCCCTGGTGGAGATGCTCTTGGAGCAGTGCGAGGAGGACGACCGGCTCAACCGCCGCCTGTTGGCCATGACCGCCAAGACCAGCCGGGACAAGTTGGACCTCTCGGTCTGGAAGGACGCCATCGAAGAGGCGGCATGGTCGGATGATTTCGTCGACTGGCGGCACATGCCCGACTACTCCAGCGGCATCGGCGAGGTGGTCGAATCCATCGAGGAGCTGCTCCACGAAGGCCATGCCGAGGCGGTGATCGAAATCACGGAACACGGCCTCAGCGTCATGGAGCGCGCCGTGGAACAGGTGGATGACTCCGGCGGCGACATGGGCATGCTCATGAAGCAGTTGCAGGATCTCCACCTCAAAGCTTGCCGCAAGGCCAAACCTGAACCCGCCTCGTTGGCGGAGCGGCTGTTTGCCTGGGAGTTGGGCAACGACTGGGGCACCTTTTCCCATGCCGTCGAAACCTACGCCGACGTGCTGGGGGATGCCGGCCTGACCCGGTATCGAAAGTTGACCGAAGAGGCCTGGGCCAAGGTGAAGGCGTTGGAATCTAGGGAGCAGGATGCCAGACGCTACGACAGCAAACGGTACCGCATCACCTCCATGATGGAGTCCCTGGCCAAGGCATCCGGCAACCTGGAAGAGCTGGTGGCCATCAAGTCGAAGAACCTGTCCCGCCAGTTTCACTTTTTGGAGATTGCCGAGATCTACCAGAAGGATGGCCAGGACGACACCGCCCTGGAGTGGGCCGAACGGGGCTGGAAGGCCTTTCCGGAAAAAGGTGGTGATGCCAGGCTTCGGGAGTTCATCGCCCACGCCTACCATCGGCGCGACCGGCATGACGATGCCATGGCCATGACCTGGACCGCTTTCACCGAGCGCACATCCTTTGATATGGTCAAGACTCTGGCTGAGCACGCCAAACTGGCCAAGGCGTGGCCGGAATGGCGGGAGAAGGCGCTGGCTCATATCCGGGAGCAGATCGCCGCATCAAAACAGCAGCAGACCGGTCGGCGGCGGTGGGACTACGACTCCCTGAACGACCACTCCATCCTGGTGCAGGTGTTCCTGTGGGAGAAGGAGATGGACGCCGCCTGGAATGAGGCCCGGGAGGGCGGATGCTCGGGGCCGCTTTGGCTGGAACTGGCCGGCCTGCGAGAGAAGACGGACCCTTACAACTCGGTGCAGATCTACCGAGAGCACATCCGGATCCTCCTGAAACACGCCGACAAGCGCTACTATGAGGGGGCGGTGGAGTACCTTGCCAAGATCAAGAAGCTCCTCGGGGCCATAGGCAAGGCAGAGGAGTTTCCGGCCATCGTGGCCGATGTGCGCAACGAGCACCGGCGCAAGCGCAACCTCATGGCGCTGCTGGACCGGAAGAAGTGGTGA
- a CDS encoding helix-turn-helix transcriptional regulator, giving the protein MRKQAGGTMAGSKLDGLSQIQRERLFYLEFRAFFLGAVNRYDIVNRFGVKDAAGTRDIRLYRDLAPGNIEYEYRIRSYLPTDQFRPLFTFDVPQAMVAIAHGLGDDFVGTGKPLITCEMPTHLNTPDIDVLAAMTRAIHLRRAVKLTYRSLSSGATRKEIVPYALVDNGLRWHVRAYDRKRQRFSDFVINRMSGPRLLDGEEFPEHETREADIQWNRIVTMEMVPHPRLKHPETIAHEYAMKDGVLTVNVRAAVAGYVLRRWNVDCSEDHHLEGAEVHLWLRNRPTLYGVEGLVIAPGYSGESFSTPPAE; this is encoded by the coding sequence ATGCGAAAACAAGCGGGTGGAACCATGGCGGGATCCAAGCTCGACGGCCTCTCCCAGATCCAGCGGGAGCGGCTGTTTTATCTGGAGTTCCGGGCCTTTTTCCTGGGCGCGGTCAACCGGTATGACATTGTCAACCGGTTTGGCGTGAAGGATGCCGCCGGCACCCGGGACATCCGGCTCTATCGGGATCTGGCTCCGGGCAATATTGAGTATGAGTACCGGATCCGCAGCTACCTGCCTACGGACCAGTTCAGACCGCTGTTTACTTTCGATGTGCCTCAGGCAATGGTAGCCATTGCCCATGGGCTGGGGGATGATTTCGTGGGCACCGGCAAACCGCTCATTACCTGCGAGATGCCCACCCATTTGAACACGCCGGATATCGACGTATTGGCCGCCATGACCCGGGCCATCCATTTGCGGCGGGCGGTTAAGCTTACCTACCGCTCATTGAGCAGTGGGGCCACCCGCAAGGAGATCGTGCCCTACGCCCTGGTGGACAACGGTTTGCGCTGGCATGTGAGGGCCTACGACCGCAAACGGCAACGCTTCTCGGATTTCGTCATCAACCGCATGAGCGGTCCGAGGCTGTTGGATGGGGAGGAATTCCCTGAGCACGAGACCCGGGAGGCGGACATCCAGTGGAACCGCATCGTGACCATGGAGATGGTCCCCCACCCGAGGTTGAAGCACCCGGAGACCATCGCCCATGAGTATGCCATGAAGGATGGTGTGCTGACGGTCAACGTCCGGGCCGCCGTGGCGGGATATGTGCTCCGGCGTTGGAACGTGGACTGCTCCGAGGATCATCATCTGGAGGGGGCCGAGGTCCATTTATGGCTCCGCAACCGACCCACGCTCTATGGGGTGGAAGGGCTGGTCATTGCGCCGGGGTATTCTGGTGAAAGTTTCTCAACGCCCCCAGCGGAATAG